TTCATCATGGTCACCATGGCCTTCGCGCAGATGGTGTTCTTCCTGTTCTTCGACAACAAGGCGCTCGGCGGCTCCGACGGCATCTACGTGAACTTCCGCCCCGACGCCACGGCGCTCGGCATCGACCTCGAGAGCAAGACCGTCTTCTATTACTTCACGCTCGTGGTGCTGATCGGCCTGTACTTCGCGCTGCGCCGCCTGCTGTTCTCGCCCTTCGGCCGTGTGCTCGCGGGCATCCGCGTGAACGAGCACCGCATGCGCGCCGTGGGCTATGGCACCTTCGGCTACAAGCTCACGGCCTTCACGCTGGCGGGCGCACTGGCGGGCGTGGCCGGCTACCTGTGGGCCGCGCAGACCGGCTTCGTGAACCCCGAGCTCATGGGTTTCCACATGAGCGCGCACGCGATCATGATGGTCATCCTCGGCGGCATGGGCAACTTCGCCGGCGCCATCGTCGGCGCGTTCGCGTTCGAGTACGTCATGCACCTGTTCAAGGACATGACCAAGCACTGGCAACTGCTCATGGGTGGCTTCATCGTGCTGGTGGTCATCGTTGCGCCGCGCGGTCTGCTTGGATTGATCGACCGCTACAGCAAGCGCGGAGGCAAGGCATGAGCGACCTGCAGCTTTCCGCGAAGAACCTGGTCAAGCGCTTCGGCGGCCTCGCCGCCGTCAACGATGTGTCGGTCGATCTGCACCGCGGCCGCATCCACGCGGTCATCGGCCCCAACGGTGCGGGCAAGTCCACGCTGACCAACCTGCTCTCGGGCGACCTGCCGCCCACCAGCGGGCAGATCGCGCTCAACGGGCAGGGCATCCACGGCAAATCGCCCGAGCGCATCTCGCGCCAGGGCCTGGGCCGCAGCTACCAGAAGACCAACATCTTCCTGCCCTTCACCGTGTGGGACAACGTGCGCCTGGCCGCGCAATCGCGCGAGCGCCACGCGCCCTTCAACCCGCTGCACTGGTTCAGCGCGGCGTCGAAGCTGGCCGACGTGAACCGCCGCTGCGAACGCGCGCTGGAACTCGCGGGCCTCACCGCACGCGCCCACACCGTGGCCGCCGCCACCAGCCACGGCGAACAACGCCAACTCGAAATCGCCATGACGCTGGCCACCGAACCCACGGTGCTGCTGCTCGACGAGCCGTTGGCCGGCATGGGCGCGGCGGAAGCCGAATCGATGGTGGCATTGCTGCAGCGCCTGAAGGCCGAACACGCCGTGATGCTGGTGGAGCACGACATGGACGCCGTGTTCGCGCTGGCCGACGTGCTGACCGTGATGGTCAACGGCCAGGTGATCGCCAGCGGCACGCCGCAACAGATCCGAAACGACGAAGGCGTGCAGGCCGCCTACCTGGGCGAGGAACACTGATGAGCGCCATCATCGAAGCCAGCGGCCTGCACACGCACTACGGCCAGAGCCACATCCTGCGCGGTGTCGATTTCACTGTCGGCCCGGCGCAGACCATCGGCCTCATGGGCCGCAACGGCATGGGCAAGACCACGCTGCTCAAGTCGCTCATGGGCCTGGTCAAACCCAGCGGCGGCACGGTGCAGGTGAAGGGCCGCAACATGACCGGCGCCTCGCCTTACAACGTGGCGCGCCAGGGCATTGCCTACGTGCCCGAAGGCCGCGG
This is a stretch of genomic DNA from Hydrogenophaga crocea. It encodes these proteins:
- a CDS encoding branched-chain amino acid ABC transporter permease, with product MSTAKAQLEKLPRSIQFVLALGAIALAAFPLLPIAGSDFYLGMLSQMMILAIFAMSLDLLQGVSGLVSLGHAAFFGLAGYALAFMTPADAPIALWWSLPAAALAAGLAALIIGFFVVRTHGIYFIMVTMAFAQMVFFLFFDNKALGGSDGIYVNFRPDATALGIDLESKTVFYYFTLVVLIGLYFALRRLLFSPFGRVLAGIRVNEHRMRAVGYGTFGYKLTAFTLAGALAGVAGYLWAAQTGFVNPELMGFHMSAHAIMMVILGGMGNFAGAIVGAFAFEYVMHLFKDMTKHWQLLMGGFIVLVVIVAPRGLLGLIDRYSKRGGKA
- a CDS encoding ABC transporter ATP-binding protein; this encodes MSDLQLSAKNLVKRFGGLAAVNDVSVDLHRGRIHAVIGPNGAGKSTLTNLLSGDLPPTSGQIALNGQGIHGKSPERISRQGLGRSYQKTNIFLPFTVWDNVRLAAQSRERHAPFNPLHWFSAASKLADVNRRCERALELAGLTARAHTVAAATSHGEQRQLEIAMTLATEPTVLLLDEPLAGMGAAEAESMVALLQRLKAEHAVMLVEHDMDAVFALADVLTVMVNGQVIASGTPQQIRNDEGVQAAYLGEEH